A region from the Antennarius striatus isolate MH-2024 chromosome 22, ASM4005453v1, whole genome shotgun sequence genome encodes:
- the LOC137589636 gene encoding uncharacterized protein: MGLTATKTETGDLGPISDHTVKVQKAPADVWGCRLHDDTRAPPAHNTPEPPPAHKTPEPPPAHKTPEPPPAHNTPEPPPAHNTPEPPRPTTHQSPPRPTRHQSPPGPQDTRAPPGPQDTRAPPGPQHTRAPPAHKTPEPPRPTTHQSPPRPTRHQSPPGPQHTRAPPGPQDTRAPPAHNTPEPPRPTRHQSPPRPTRHQSPPRPTTHQSPPGPQDTRAPPAHNTPEPPRPTRHQSPPRPTTHQSPPGPQHTRAPPAHNTPEPPRPTRHQSPPGPQHTRAPPAHNTPEPPPAHKTRG; encoded by the exons ATGGGGCTAACGGCTACCAAGACGGAGACAGGAG ACCTGGGTCCAATTAGCGACCACACCGTAAAGGTTCAGAAAGCCCCCGCAGACGTCTGGGGGTGTCGGCTCCACGACGACACCAGAGCCCCCCCGGCCCACAAcacaccagagccccccccggcccacaagacaccagagccccccccggcccacaagacaccagagccccccccggcccacaacacaccagagccccccccgGCCCACAACACACCAGAGCCCCCCCGGCCCACAAcacaccagagccccccccgGCCCACAAGACACCAGAGCCCCCCCGGCCCACAAgacaccagagccccccccggcccacaagacaccagagccccccccgGCCCACAACACACCAGAGCCCCCCCGGCCCACAAGACACCAGAGCCCCCCCGGCCCACAAcacaccagagccccccccgGCCCACAAGACACCAGAGCCCCCCCGGCCCACAAcacaccagagccccccccgGCCCACAAGACACCAGAGCCCCCCCGGCCCACAACACACCAGAGCCCCCCCGGCCCACAAgacaccagagccccccccggcccacaagacaccagagccccccccgGCCCACAACACACCAGAGCCCCCCCGGCCCACAAGACACCAGAGCCCCCCCGGCCCACAACACACCAGAGCCCCCCCGGCCCACAAgacaccagagccccccccgGCCCACAACACACCAGAGCCCCCCCGGCCCACAACACACCAGAGCCCCCCCGGCCCACAACACACCAGAGCCCCCCCGGCCCACAAGACACCAGAGCCCCCCCGGCCCACAACACACCAGAGCCCCCCCGGCCCACAAcacaccagagccccccccgGCCCACAAGACAAGAGGCTGA